The proteins below come from a single Planctomycetota bacterium genomic window:
- a CDS encoding MFS transporter, producing MRIGDFLRSGHKPTLLLAFLYFDVSFMVWVLVGALGIFIAEEFGLTPAQKGLMAAVPILGGALLRVPMGILVDRVGPRRAGILGQIAVLAPLAWGWLGAARWGEVLALGLLLGVAGSSFAVALPLAGRWYPPRHQGLAMGIAGAGNSGTVVAALLAPRLAESWGWRAVFGGALLPALVVLGLFVLWAREAPGRPAPRPLRAYVDLWRKRDTLGFSLLYAVTFGGFVGLASFLAVFFHDQYAMGRIAAGNLAALCVFAGSFMRPVGGFLADRWGGLRVLVLVLTGASLGLGAAGLGPPAAGAAALLVGALACLGLGNGAVFQLVPQRFREDLGAATGMIGAAGGLGGFLVPNVLGLCRELTGAYAAGFFVLSLAGAYGVALLGWQRERWGRSKVEPGVHPPEPSALRPAEAGSRG from the coding sequence ATGCGGATAGGGGACTTCCTGAGGTCGGGACACAAGCCGACGCTTCTTCTGGCCTTCCTCTACTTCGACGTGAGCTTCATGGTGTGGGTTCTCGTGGGGGCGCTCGGGATCTTCATCGCCGAGGAGTTCGGGCTGACGCCGGCTCAGAAGGGGCTGATGGCCGCGGTGCCGATCCTGGGCGGGGCGCTTCTTCGCGTGCCGATGGGGATTCTGGTGGATCGAGTCGGGCCGCGGCGGGCGGGGATTCTCGGTCAGATCGCGGTGCTGGCGCCTTTGGCCTGGGGGTGGCTCGGGGCCGCGCGTTGGGGCGAGGTGCTGGCCCTGGGCCTGCTCCTGGGGGTGGCGGGAAGCAGCTTCGCGGTGGCGCTGCCTCTGGCGGGGCGCTGGTATCCGCCCCGTCATCAGGGGCTGGCGATGGGGATCGCCGGGGCGGGCAACAGCGGGACGGTGGTGGCCGCGCTTCTGGCGCCGCGGCTGGCGGAGTCGTGGGGCTGGCGGGCGGTGTTCGGCGGTGCGCTTCTGCCGGCGCTCGTCGTGCTGGGGCTTTTCGTTCTTTGGGCGCGCGAAGCGCCGGGCCGTCCGGCCCCCCGGCCGCTCCGGGCGTATGTCGATCTCTGGAGAAAGCGCGACACGCTCGGGTTTTCGCTCCTTTACGCGGTCACGTTCGGGGGCTTCGTGGGACTGGCGAGTTTCCTGGCGGTGTTCTTTCATGATCAATACGCAATGGGGCGGATTGCGGCGGGAAATCTCGCCGCCTTGTGCGTCTTTGCGGGAAGCTTCATGAGGCCGGTGGGAGGATTCCTGGCGGACCGGTGGGGCGGGTTGCGGGTTCTGGTCCTGGTTCTGACGGGGGCGTCGCTGGGGTTGGGGGCGGCGGGGCTGGGTCCGCCCGCGGCGGGGGCGGCGGCGCTGCTGGTGGGCGCGCTCGCCTGTCTGGGGCTCGGAAACGGCGCGGTTTTTCAGCTCGTTCCGCAGCGTTTTCGGGAGGATCTCGGCGCCGCCACGGGCATGATCGGCGCGGCGGGCGGCCTGGGAGGCTTTCTGGTGCCGAACGTGCTGGGGCTGTGCCGGGAACTGACGGGAGCTTACGCGGCGGGGTTTTTTGTCCTGAGCCTGGCGGGGGCTTACGGAGTGGCCCTCCTGGGGTGGCAGCGGGAGCGGTGGGGGCGTTCGAAGGTCGAGCCGGGCGTACATCCGCCGGAGCCGTCCGCGCTTCGGCCCGCGGAGGCGGGTTCGCGTGGTTGA
- a CDS encoding transposase, whose product MVDRELEAFLEEFDSCATAPTRRLMGAYVRGQLAPLERKTVRSLARAAGVAARTLQEFLSLHRWDEERVRSLVARIGARRHGAAAEAAFLHLSGRPKKGDRTPGVDRQHCPSTGRVENCCVLVHLGRVDGTFRCLLESDVSLSERWAQEERRLRAGIPEGVAGRSKGRVALDLLERAERRGLRFGCVLATRDLGREPEWVEEVARRGRAFLVEVPGDFAGRAAGREGPVRDLAGAGDALLAFALRGNEEDRPLRLLALREGGYFVTNLPGSLEDLAERARDVARLEKAFAADRRAVGLEEFEVRGYRSLRRHLALSAVSLLYLALRRQESPMARPFEGPVAL is encoded by the coding sequence GTGGTTGATCGGGAGCTGGAGGCGTTCCTGGAGGAGTTCGATTCGTGCGCCACGGCGCCCACGCGGCGGCTGATGGGGGCGTACGTGCGCGGACAGCTGGCGCCGCTGGAGCGCAAGACGGTGCGGTCGCTGGCGCGCGCGGCGGGCGTGGCGGCGCGGACGCTCCAGGAGTTTCTGTCGCTGCACCGGTGGGACGAGGAGCGGGTGCGGTCGCTCGTGGCGCGAATCGGGGCGCGCCGGCACGGGGCCGCCGCCGAGGCCGCGTTTCTGCATCTTTCGGGCCGGCCCAAGAAGGGAGACCGCACGCCGGGCGTCGACCGGCAGCATTGTCCCTCCACGGGGCGCGTCGAGAACTGCTGTGTTCTCGTTCACCTGGGGCGGGTGGACGGGACGTTTCGATGTCTTCTGGAGAGCGACGTCTCTCTGTCCGAGCGTTGGGCCCAGGAGGAGCGTCGCCTCCGGGCCGGCATTCCGGAGGGGGTTGCCGGGCGCTCGAAGGGGCGCGTGGCGCTGGATCTCCTGGAGCGCGCCGAGCGGCGGGGGCTTCGGTTCGGCTGCGTTCTGGCGACGCGCGACCTGGGGCGGGAGCCGGAGTGGGTGGAGGAGGTGGCTCGCCGGGGACGGGCCTTCCTCGTCGAGGTTCCGGGGGATTTCGCAGGGCGCGCCGCGGGAAGAGAAGGGCCGGTCCGCGATCTGGCGGGCGCGGGGGATGCGCTTCTGGCTTTCGCCTTACGCGGAAATGAAGAAGATCGGCCGCTGAGACTGCTGGCGCTCCGGGAGGGCGGGTATTTTGTGACCAACCTTCCGGGTTCGCTCGAGGATCTGGCTGAACGCGCGCGGGACGTGGCGCGTCTCGAAAAGGCGTTCGCGGCGGACCGGCGCGCGGTGGGGCTGGAGGAGTTCGAGGTCCGCGGCTACCGTTCGCTGCGGCGGCACTTGGCGCTTTCGGCGGTGAGTCTTCTTTATTTGGCCTTGAGGCGCCAGGAATCGCCGATGGCCCGGCCGTTCGAGGGGCCCGTGGCGCTCTGA
- the amt gene encoding ammonium transporter, translating to MRRHGRWMAKLAVVLLVGFVSSIAWAAIQDKPAEPTKSAPAAVDWGAKIKEALGSQKVMADTVWTLIAGMLVFFMNLGFACVETGLCRAKNAVNILSKNFIVFAASSLAFWFLGWGLMFGDGNSFVGTSGLFCVGGADASPLTGDDYKNAGGVYSAISWSGTPLWTKFFFQLVFCGTAATIVSGAVAERIKYGSFILFTLFMGMVIYPVVGHWIWGGGWASSMGMVDFAGSTQVHSIGGWAALAGVLMLGPRIGKYGPDGRVNPIPGHSMALATIGTFVLWFGWFGFNPGSTMGVDPEAIGEIAMTTNMAAAAATVTATLTSWVLMGKPDLGMTLNGSLAGLVAITAPCAFVTVGASVLIGAIAGVLVVVSVIFFDKIKVDDPVGALSVHLANGVFGTLCVGLFATPDRIGRSGNSAATAGLFYGGGFAQLGKQLAAIGATAAYVLVASFIFWGIIKATVGMRVSAEEEVQGLDIGEHGQEAYPGFQMVQK from the coding sequence ATGCGCAGGCACGGGCGGTGGATGGCCAAGCTCGCGGTGGTGCTTCTGGTCGGGTTCGTCAGTTCGATCGCCTGGGCGGCGATTCAGGACAAACCGGCCGAGCCGACGAAGTCGGCGCCGGCCGCGGTGGACTGGGGCGCGAAGATCAAGGAGGCCCTGGGGTCCCAGAAGGTGATGGCGGACACCGTCTGGACGCTCATCGCCGGGATGCTCGTCTTCTTCATGAACCTCGGATTTGCGTGCGTGGAGACGGGCCTGTGCCGGGCGAAGAACGCGGTCAACATTCTGTCCAAGAACTTCATCGTCTTCGCGGCCAGCTCGCTGGCGTTCTGGTTCCTGGGGTGGGGACTGATGTTCGGCGACGGAAACTCGTTCGTGGGGACGAGCGGGCTTTTCTGCGTCGGGGGAGCCGACGCCAGTCCCCTGACGGGCGACGACTACAAGAACGCGGGAGGCGTCTACAGCGCCATCAGCTGGAGCGGGACTCCGCTCTGGACGAAATTCTTCTTCCAGCTCGTCTTCTGCGGCACGGCGGCCACCATCGTCTCGGGCGCCGTGGCCGAGCGCATCAAGTACGGCTCCTTCATTCTCTTCACGCTCTTCATGGGCATGGTGATCTACCCCGTGGTGGGCCACTGGATCTGGGGCGGCGGGTGGGCTTCCTCCATGGGCATGGTGGACTTCGCCGGCTCGACCCAGGTGCACTCGATCGGCGGGTGGGCCGCCTTGGCCGGAGTGCTTATGCTGGGGCCCCGCATCGGAAAATACGGGCCGGACGGAAGGGTCAACCCGATTCCGGGACACTCGATGGCGCTGGCCACGATCGGGACCTTCGTGCTCTGGTTCGGCTGGTTCGGCTTCAACCCCGGCAGCACGATGGGCGTGGATCCGGAAGCCATCGGCGAGATCGCCATGACCACGAACATGGCGGCCGCGGCGGCCACCGTGACGGCGACCCTGACGAGCTGGGTGCTGATGGGCAAGCCCGATCTCGGCATGACGCTCAACGGTTCGCTCGCGGGCCTGGTGGCGATCACGGCCCCCTGCGCGTTCGTGACGGTGGGAGCTTCGGTGCTCATCGGCGCGATCGCGGGCGTTCTCGTGGTGGTCTCGGTGATCTTCTTCGACAAGATCAAGGTGGACGATCCGGTGGGCGCGCTGTCCGTCCACCTGGCCAACGGCGTGTTCGGCACCCTCTGCGTGGGCCTTTTCGCCACCCCGGATCGGATCGGCCGGTCGGGAAATTCCGCCGCGACGGCGGGTCTTTTCTACGGCGGCGGCTTCGCCCAGCTCGGCAAGCAGCTGGCGGCGATCGGGGCGACCGCGGCGTACGTCTTGGTGGCGTCCTTCATCTTCTGGGGCATCATCAAGGCGACGGTCGGGATGCGGGTGTCGGCCGAGGAAGAGGTTCAGGGCCTGGACATCGGCGAGCACGGCCAGGAGGCCTACCCCGGCTTCCAGATGGTGCAGAAGTAG
- a CDS encoding P-II family nitrogen regulator: protein MKKVEAVIKPFKLDEVKAALSQVGVQGLTVTEVRGFGRQKGHKEQYRGTEYTVDLVPKVKIEVVVSDASTPAVVEAIIRSARTGEIGDGKIFVSPLEQVVRIRTGEKGEAAV, encoded by the coding sequence GTGAAAAAAGTGGAAGCCGTCATCAAGCCCTTCAAGCTCGACGAGGTCAAGGCCGCGCTGAGCCAGGTCGGCGTTCAGGGTCTCACCGTCACCGAGGTCCGGGGTTTCGGCCGCCAGAAAGGCCACAAGGAGCAGTACCGCGGGACCGAATACACGGTGGACCTCGTGCCCAAGGTCAAAATCGAGGTGGTCGTCTCGGATGCCTCGACTCCCGCCGTGGTCGAAGCCATCATCCGGTCCGCCCGCACGGGCGAGATCGGAGACGGAAAGATCTTCGTCTCGCCCCTCGAACAGGTCGTCCGCATCCGCACGGGCGAAAAGGGCGAGGCGGCGGTGTAG
- the glnD gene encoding [protein-PII] uridylyltransferase — MGEVLAAGGLKEGLARERLQIEALHRAGALGGQVSSALTDLYDRAVGRAYREAVERLPAAERPHVLRELALVAVGGYGRGDMAPYSDVDLLFLHVRRPRASVLELVSALVRDLWDAGLKLSQSVRSPSDAIAFARKDFPLRTSLMEARLVVGSAALFAELQRRCHRLIASSSLERFIDACLQERAQEHRDTVASVNLLEPNVKKSPGGLRDVHLLRWIALSRYGTRDPEMLRVGGVLTAEDAQTLSAGAEFLYRIRHELHFHARGAQDVLTREEQVRIARWLGFEDQGPLLGVERFMQQYYRHTTAVHDLAMRFAAGARRRGLARRALDRFLTRRVEEHFLLGRETIAIDSQAPPEELRRADVLLRLFDLARKHGVAVAHETLERVRAAAPGCELTPEARRRFLEIMADPEGLGGLVRNLHRVGLLGRFIPAFEHARCLMQFNQYHKYTVDEHSIRALEAAAARARDPGPIGQAYRETRRKDVLHLAVLLHDIGKGREEDHSEVGRRIAEELGRELGLDEHDRAQLVFLVHKHLLMAHTAFRRDVADVKTIVQFVRAVGTLETLRMLYVLTAADTEAVAPGSFTGWKESLLTELYMRASEELSGSAPVADERQRAEAVRSALRARLAVREPLEALERRLAAMPDAYLLRTDPETLAAHLRIHAELDSERGVRVESVYLKETGLTQYTVFARESLTPGIFSKITGVLAAERFQIVDAQIVTWSDGFVVDAFRGVDTDFPGEPPPYRRTEIAGRIEEVLLGRRTVEALFAARRAPSPPNPLRVSSGSTQVEIDNASSDRYTIVEVFADDRLGLLYTIARTLFEMGLSISSAKISTRLDQVVDVFYVTDRQGAKLTDGERSEAVRRRLLEVLDAFR, encoded by the coding sequence ATGGGCGAAGTCCTGGCCGCGGGCGGCCTGAAAGAGGGCTTGGCGCGGGAGCGCCTCCAGATCGAGGCGCTGCACCGCGCCGGCGCTCTCGGCGGACAGGTGTCCTCCGCCCTGACCGACCTGTACGACCGCGCCGTCGGCCGCGCGTACCGCGAGGCGGTCGAGCGCCTGCCCGCCGCCGAGCGCCCCCATGTCCTTCGGGAGCTGGCGCTCGTCGCCGTCGGCGGCTACGGGAGGGGCGACATGGCCCCTTACTCGGATGTGGACCTCCTTTTCCTCCATGTCCGCCGCCCCCGGGCTTCGGTTCTCGAGCTCGTCTCGGCGCTCGTGCGGGATCTTTGGGACGCGGGACTCAAGCTCTCCCAGAGCGTCCGCTCCCCTTCGGACGCGATCGCGTTTGCGCGGAAGGACTTTCCGCTGCGCACCTCCCTCATGGAGGCGCGGCTCGTCGTGGGAAGCGCCGCGCTCTTCGCCGAACTTCAGCGCCGCTGCCACCGTCTGATCGCCTCGTCGTCGCTGGAGCGCTTCATCGACGCCTGCCTTCAGGAGCGAGCCCAGGAGCACCGCGACACGGTGGCCAGCGTCAACCTCCTGGAGCCCAACGTCAAGAAGAGCCCCGGCGGACTGCGGGACGTGCACCTCTTGCGCTGGATCGCCCTGTCGCGGTACGGGACGCGCGATCCGGAAATGCTCCGCGTGGGCGGCGTGCTCACGGCCGAGGACGCTCAGACGCTTTCGGCGGGCGCCGAGTTTCTCTATCGTATCCGCCACGAGCTTCACTTCCACGCCCGCGGGGCCCAGGACGTCCTCACGCGCGAGGAGCAGGTCCGCATCGCCCGCTGGCTCGGGTTCGAGGATCAGGGGCCGCTCCTGGGCGTGGAACGCTTCATGCAGCAGTACTACCGGCACACGACGGCGGTCCACGACCTGGCGATGCGCTTTGCCGCCGGGGCGCGCCGGCGGGGACTGGCCCGCCGGGCGCTGGACCGTTTCCTCACCCGGCGGGTCGAGGAGCATTTTCTCCTGGGCCGCGAGACGATCGCGATCGATTCCCAGGCCCCTCCGGAGGAGCTGCGCCGGGCGGATGTTCTGCTGCGCCTTTTCGACCTGGCCCGCAAGCACGGCGTGGCCGTCGCCCACGAGACGCTGGAGCGCGTGCGCGCCGCCGCGCCGGGCTGCGAGCTGACGCCGGAGGCGCGCCGCCGGTTCCTGGAGATCATGGCGGACCCCGAGGGGCTCGGCGGCCTGGTCCGGAACCTCCACCGGGTGGGACTTCTGGGGCGCTTCATCCCCGCCTTCGAGCACGCCCGCTGCCTGATGCAGTTCAACCAGTACCACAAGTACACCGTGGACGAGCACTCCATCCGCGCCCTCGAGGCCGCCGCCGCGCGCGCCCGCGACCCGGGTCCCATCGGACAGGCCTACCGGGAAACCCGCCGCAAGGACGTTCTCCACCTGGCCGTCCTCCTGCACGACATCGGCAAGGGGCGCGAGGAGGATCACAGCGAGGTGGGACGGCGGATCGCCGAGGAACTGGGACGGGAGCTGGGGCTCGACGAGCACGACCGCGCCCAGCTCGTCTTCCTCGTCCACAAACACCTCCTCATGGCCCACACCGCCTTCCGGCGCGACGTCGCCGACGTCAAGACGATCGTCCAGTTCGTCCGGGCCGTGGGGACCCTGGAGACGCTCCGGATGCTCTACGTCCTGACGGCGGCCGACACGGAGGCCGTCGCGCCCGGAAGCTTCACGGGATGGAAGGAGTCGCTCCTGACGGAGCTCTACATGCGCGCGTCGGAGGAGCTCTCCGGTTCCGCTCCGGTGGCCGACGAACGCCAGCGCGCTGAGGCCGTGCGTTCGGCGCTTCGCGCGCGCCTGGCCGTCCGGGAGCCCCTCGAAGCCCTGGAACGCCGCCTGGCGGCCATGCCCGACGCCTATCTTCTGCGCACCGATCCGGAAACGCTGGCGGCTCACCTGCGCATTCACGCGGAGCTCGATTCCGAACGGGGCGTCCGCGTGGAATCGGTCTATCTCAAGGAGACGGGACTGACCCAGTACACCGTCTTCGCGCGGGAATCGCTCACCCCCGGAATCTTCTCGAAGATCACCGGCGTCCTGGCCGCCGAGCGCTTCCAGATCGTCGACGCCCAGATCGTGACCTGGTCGGACGGATTCGTCGTGGACGCCTTCCGAGGCGTGGACACCGATTTCCCGGGAGAACCCCCGCCCTACCGCCGGACTGAAATCGCCGGCCGGATCGAGGAAGTCCTGCTCGGGCGGCGGACGGTGGAGGCGCTCTTCGCCGCCCGGCGGGCTCCCTCGCCGCCGAACCCGCTGCGGGTCTCCTCGGGTTCCACCCAGGTCGAGATCGACAACGCCAGCTCCGACCGCTACACCATCGTCGAGGTCTTTGCGGACGACCGCCTGGGACTTCTCTACACGATCGCCCGGACCCTCTTCGAGATGGGGTTGTCCATCTCGTCGGCCAAGATTTCCACGCGGCTCGACCAGGTGGTGGACGTCTTCTACGTCACCGACCGCCAGGGGGCCAAGCTCACCGACGGCGAACGGAGCGAAGCGGTCCGGCGACGCCTCCTGGAAGTTCTGGACGCCTTCCGATAG
- a CDS encoding ammonium transporter: MGIPRFLGALAVAAVGAAGPVSAWGQDPASLEKRVAELEAKAAAPVNSGDNAWMLVSCALVLMMTGPGLALFYGGLVRRKNVLSTMMHSMFLMGLMSLLWFLYGYSVAFADGNAVFGSPATYFMMRGVSASEPNATYAATIPHQTFMLFQLMFAIITPALISGAYAERIKFSAMVLFTLLWATVVYFPLAHMVWGNGGLFNWALGGKIPALDFAGGTVVHISSGVSALVCAVVVGRRLGYPGQPMPPHNVVYSMVGAALLWVGWFGFNAGSALSAGSGATSAFAATHFAAAAAAVSWAGAEWVLRGKPSALGAASGMVAGLVAVTPAAGFVTIPAAVAIGLVAGVVCYLAAAKLKYVLGYDDSLDAFGVHGVGGTLGAILTGLLASKEVNPAIFKEEAGKVIYDYSGGAGQCFNQLLAAGITWVWAAVASFVLLKIIDALVGLRPTEAEENQGLDLTLHGEAAYN; encoded by the coding sequence ATGGGCATTCCTCGATTTCTGGGGGCGCTTGCGGTGGCGGCCGTCGGGGCGGCGGGGCCGGTCTCGGCGTGGGGTCAGGATCCGGCGTCTTTGGAGAAGAGAGTGGCCGAACTGGAGGCCAAAGCGGCCGCTCCGGTGAACTCCGGCGACAACGCCTGGATGCTGGTCTCGTGCGCGCTGGTTCTCATGATGACCGGTCCGGGACTGGCGCTCTTCTACGGGGGGCTCGTCCGCCGGAAGAACGTGCTGTCCACCATGATGCACAGCATGTTTCTGATGGGGCTGATGTCGCTGCTTTGGTTTCTCTACGGCTACAGCGTAGCGTTCGCCGACGGGAACGCCGTTTTCGGCAGCCCCGCGACCTACTTCATGATGCGGGGGGTGAGCGCTTCCGAGCCCAATGCGACCTACGCGGCGACGATCCCGCACCAGACCTTCATGCTGTTCCAGCTCATGTTCGCGATCATCACTCCGGCGCTCATCTCGGGAGCCTATGCGGAGCGGATCAAGTTCAGCGCCATGGTGCTTTTCACCCTCCTGTGGGCCACGGTGGTCTACTTTCCGCTGGCGCACATGGTGTGGGGCAACGGGGGGCTTTTCAACTGGGCGCTCGGCGGAAAGATCCCGGCGCTGGATTTCGCCGGAGGCACGGTGGTCCACATCAGCTCGGGCGTTTCGGCCCTCGTGTGCGCGGTCGTCGTGGGCCGGCGCCTGGGGTATCCGGGGCAGCCCATGCCGCCGCACAATGTGGTCTACAGCATGGTCGGCGCGGCGCTGCTCTGGGTGGGCTGGTTCGGCTTCAACGCCGGCAGCGCGCTCTCGGCGGGTTCGGGGGCCACGTCGGCCTTTGCGGCCACCCATTTCGCCGCGGCCGCGGCGGCGGTCAGCTGGGCGGGGGCCGAATGGGTTTTGCGGGGCAAGCCCAGCGCCCTGGGCGCCGCCTCGGGCATGGTGGCGGGTCTGGTGGCGGTGACCCCCGCGGCCGGTTTCGTCACCATCCCGGCCGCCGTGGCGATCGGCCTGGTCGCCGGGGTCGTCTGCTATCTGGCGGCCGCCAAGCTCAAGTACGTCCTCGGCTACGACGATTCGCTGGACGCTTTCGGCGTGCACGGGGTCGGCGGCACCCTCGGGGCGATCCTGACGGGGCTGCTGGCCAGCAAGGAGGTGAATCCCGCGATCTTCAAGGAGGAAGCCGGGAAGGTGATCTACGACTACTCGGGCGGGGCGGGACAGTGCTTCAACCAGCTGCTGGCCGCCGGCATCACCTGGGTGTGGGCGGCGGTCGCGAGCTTCGTCCTCTTGAAAATCATCGATGCCCTGGTGGGCCTGCGTCCGACGGAGGCCGAGGAGAATCAGGGCCTGGACCTCACGCTTCACGGCGAGGCGGCTTATAATTAG
- a CDS encoding P-II family nitrogen regulator, with the protein MKKVEAIIKPFKLDEVKNALSKIGVQGLTVTEVRGFGRQKGHKEQYRGAEYTIDFVPKVKVEVVVADSAVAGVVDAITRAARTGEIGDGKIFVSTLDEAIRIRTGERGEAAV; encoded by the coding sequence GTGAAGAAAGTCGAAGCCATCATCAAGCCGTTCAAGCTCGACGAAGTGAAGAACGCCCTTTCGAAGATCGGCGTTCAGGGACTGACCGTCACCGAGGTCCGCGGCTTCGGGCGCCAGAAGGGCCACAAGGAACAGTACCGCGGCGCGGAGTACACGATCGACTTCGTGCCCAAGGTGAAAGTCGAGGTCGTCGTGGCCGACTCCGCCGTGGCCGGCGTCGTGGACGCCATCACCCGCGCCGCCCGCACGGGCGAGATCGGGGACGGCAAGATCTTCGTCTCGACGCTCGACGAGGCGATCCGCATCCGGACCGGGGAACGGGGCGAGGCCGCGGTCTAG
- the greA gene encoding transcription elongation factor GreA, translated as MDRIPMTREGYEQIRRKLDHLKNVELPRLQKALGEARELGDLSENSEFDAARSEMWNVDQQIAELEQKLALADVIDPSALKLDAIAIGAFVRAEDLETRRREEFLLVGEGEVRNDVDTVSVVSPLGQAFLGKKVGDVAEVQAPRGRIRYRVLEFRYG; from the coding sequence ATGGACCGCATTCCCATGACGCGGGAGGGGTACGAGCAGATCCGCAGGAAACTCGACCACCTCAAGAACGTGGAACTTCCCCGCCTCCAGAAGGCGCTGGGAGAGGCGCGCGAGCTGGGGGATCTCTCCGAGAATTCGGAGTTCGACGCCGCGCGCTCCGAAATGTGGAACGTGGACCAGCAGATCGCGGAGCTGGAACAGAAGCTCGCCCTGGCCGACGTCATCGACCCCTCGGCTCTGAAACTCGACGCGATCGCCATCGGCGCGTTCGTGCGGGCGGAGGACCTGGAAACGCGCCGGAGGGAGGAGTTCCTGCTCGTGGGGGAAGGGGAAGTCCGCAACGACGTGGACACGGTCTCGGTCGTCTCCCCCCTCGGTCAGGCCTTCCTGGGCAAGAAGGTCGGGGACGTGGCCGAGGTCCAGGCGCCCCGGGGGCGGATCCGCTACCGGGTCCTCGAGTTCCGGTATGGCTAG
- the queF gene encoding preQ(1) synthase yields the protein MASRGGPPGKRRQARTYASAARSGLDAPLPRIETWENQFPRTTITIVDPEYNAICPKTGLPDFGTLTVQYEPDRKVIELKSFKLYITAFRNLGIFYENAVNRVLRDLVAACDPVWMAVTGEFAARGGIRTRVDVRYERGR from the coding sequence ATGGCTAGTCGCGGCGGCCCTCCCGGGAAGCGCCGGCAGGCCCGCACGTACGCCTCGGCCGCCCGCTCGGGGCTGGACGCTCCGTTGCCGCGGATCGAGACGTGGGAGAACCAGTTCCCCCGGACCACGATCACCATCGTCGATCCGGAGTACAACGCCATCTGTCCCAAGACGGGCCTGCCGGATTTCGGGACGTTGACCGTCCAGTACGAGCCGGACCGGAAAGTGATCGAGCTGAAGTCCTTCAAGCTCTACATCACCGCCTTCCGGAACCTGGGGATCTTTTACGAGAACGCGGTCAACCGCGTGCTCCGGGACCTCGTGGCCGCGTGCGATCCCGTGTGGATGGCGGTGACGGGGGAGTTCGCCGCCCGCGGAGGCATCCGCACGCGCGTGGACGTGCGCTACGAGCGGGGGCGCTGA
- a CDS encoding MOSC domain-containing protein, with the protein MALVIHLQRCPGGRRPMEARPSLRLVAGLGIEGDHHARPGSSRQVLLMAQEDCDRFGLSPGEVRENIVTRGIDLTALAPGTLLRVGSAVLEITKPCEPCAFIDSVRPGLRARIGNRRGLLARVVASGEVRVGDAVGPEAAVQRPRS; encoded by the coding sequence GTGGCCCTCGTGATCCACCTCCAGCGCTGTCCCGGGGGACGGCGGCCGATGGAGGCGCGCCCGAGCCTGCGCCTCGTCGCGGGGCTGGGCATCGAGGGGGACCACCACGCGCGCCCCGGAAGCTCCCGCCAGGTGCTCCTCATGGCGCAAGAGGACTGCGACCGTTTCGGCCTGTCCCCCGGCGAAGTCCGCGAAAACATCGTCACGCGGGGGATCGATCTGACGGCGCTGGCGCCGGGCACGCTTCTGCGCGTGGGCTCGGCGGTCCTCGAGATCACCAAGCCCTGCGAGCCGTGCGCCTTCATTGATTCCGTGCGGCCGGGCCTGCGCGCGCGGATCGGAAACCGCCGGGGCCTGCTCGCCCGCGTGGTCGCGTCGGGGGAAGTGCGGGTGGGAGACGCGGTTGGCCCCGAGGCGGCCGTTCAGCGCCCCCGCTCGTAG